One Tachysurus fulvidraco isolate hzauxx_2018 chromosome 2, HZAU_PFXX_2.0, whole genome shotgun sequence DNA segment encodes these proteins:
- the emp3a gene encoding epithelial membrane protein 3 isoform X2: protein MISGMSFKREDRSLCQKITVKITMAFLLMFVMLLHLVSLVMLFIATLEKSWWMWDGEDRADLWHKCISDNTTGTMMCTSVSTNDWLQSVQALMVLSVILSSISFIVFICQLFTTSRKGLFYVSGLSQIFAGLATFTAVLIYTFQRKEILHDLREGHFGYCFILAWVCVPLLFCSGVLYVHLRKKTHTAA, encoded by the exons atgatCAGTGGAATGTCATTTAAACGGGAAGACCGGAGTCTGTGCCAG AAGATCACAGTAAAGATTACGATGGCCTTCTTGTTGATGTTCGTGATGCTGCTGCATTTGGTCAGTCTGGTCATGTTGTTCATCGCCACCCTGGAGAAG TCCTGGTGGATGTGGGATGGCGAGGACCGAGCGGATCTCTGGCACAAGTGCATCTCTGATAACACTACAGGCACCATGATGTGCACCTCTGTTTCTACAAACG ATTGGTTGCAGTCAGTGCAGGCTCTTATGGTCCTGTCCGTGAtcctctcctccatctccttTATCGTGTTCATTTGCCAGCTCTTCACCACTTCGAGGAAGGGCCTCTTCTACGTCAGCGGCCTTTCCCAAATCTTTGCag GCCTGGCGACGTTTACAGCAGTCCTGATCTATACTTTCCAAAGGAAAGAGATCCTACATGACCTTAGGGAGGGTCATTTCGGCTACTGCTTCATCCTGGCCTGGGTGTGTGTTCCCCTGCTGTTCTGTAGTGGAGTTCTCTATGTCCACCTGcgcaagaaaacacacactgcagcctgA
- the znf362a gene encoding zinc finger protein 362a isoform X3 produces the protein MNCLDNLVLINKIKEQLMAEKIRPPHLPPTSVQSQQPLLVPPTPVEGGTHSMAVSKLQQMPGLPPHSPTQPDVALHARPASSSVAGRILGDVNLNLDDKAALKARGLWEDWHLRQIIDQPSRANHLSGIALSSRNQNTTEAMTPTSSSSSHVRHGSAPSANLLSGLAGTVGADPMKNSGGLAGLLGPPPKSGGRGRKKIKAENSSGHLLVVPYPILASGADQSSVTIAAKEGKSYRCKVCPLTFYSKSDMQIHSKSHTEAKPHKCPHCTKSFANASYLAQHLRIHLGVKPYHCSYCEKSFRQLSHLQQHTRIHTGDRPYKCIQPGCDKAFTQLSNLQSHQRSHNKDKPYKCSNCYRAYSDSASLQIHLAAHAIKNAKAYCCSMCGRAYTSETYLMKHMSKHTVVEHLVTQHSPPRNESPSIPLRISLI, from the exons atgaattgt CTGGACAACCTCGTCCTAATTAACAAGATCAAAGAGCAGCTGATGGCTGAGAAAATCAGACCTCCACACCTGCCCCCTACTTCAGTCCAATCCCAGCAGCCCTTGCTGGTTCCTCCGACGCCTGTAGAAGGCGGGACTCACAGCATGGCCGTATCCAAGCTACAGCAGATGCCCGGCCTTCCTCCTCATAGCCCGACACAGCCCGATGTGGCCCTGCACGCCCGACCGGCGTCCAGCTCCgtagcag GACGCATTCTCGGTGACGTGAACTTGAACCTGGACGATAAGGCAGCCTTAAAAGCGAGAGGACTTTGGGAAGACTGGCATTTACGACAGATTATAGACCAACCTTCAAGAGCGAACCATCTGTCAG GTATAGCGCTGTCATCTCGCAATCAGAACACGACTGAGGCTATGACACCCACATCGTCTAGCAGCAGCCACGTACGCCATGGATCTGCACCTTCCGCAAACCTCCTCTCAGGGTTGGCCGGCACCGTCGGAGCAGATCCGATGAAAAACAGCGGGGGGCTCGCGGGACTGCTGGGACCGCCCCCGAAAAGCGGAGGACGCGGCCGCAAGAAGATCAAAGCAGAAAATTCGTCGGGTCATCTCCTGGTCGTACCCTACCCCATCCTGGCTTCGGGAGCTGACCAGTCGTCTGTAACAATCGCAGCCAAAGAGGGCAAATcatacag GTGTAAAGTGTGTCCGCTGACTTTCTACTCCAAGTCAGACATGCAGATTCACTCCAAATCCCACACGGAGGCCAAGCCGCACAAATGTCCTCACTGCACCAAGTCGTTCGCCAACGCCTCCTACCTGGCGCAGCATTTACGCATCCATCTGGGGGTGAAGCCTTATCACTGCTCATACTGCGAGAAATCCTTCCGCCAACTGTCACATCTACAGCAACACACCAG AATCCACACGGGCGATCGGCCGTATAAATGCATCCAGCCGGGCTGCGATAAAGCTTTCACACAACTCTCCAACCTGCAG TCTCACCAGAGGTCACACAATAAAGACAAGCCTTACAAATGCTCCAACTGCTACCGCGCCTACTCCGACTCGGCCTCTCTGCAGATCCACTTAGCCGCTCATGCTATCAAGAACGCCAAGGCCTACTGCTGTAGCATGTGCGGTCGCGCCTACACCTCC GAGACGTATCTAATGAAGCACATGTCTAAACACACGGTAGTGGAGCACCTGGTGACGCAACACTCGCCGCCCCGGAACGAGTCTCCCAGCATCCCCCTCCGCATCTCCCTCATCTGA
- the znf362a gene encoding zinc finger protein 362a isoform X2 → MAEPRFNNPYFWPPPPAMPSQLDNLVLINKIKEQLMAEKIRPPHLPPTSVQSQQPLLVPPTPVEGGTHSMAVSKLQQMPGLPPHSPTQPDVALHARPASSSVAGRILGDVNLNLDDKAALKARGLWEDWHLRQIIDQPSRANHLSGIALSSRNQNTTEAMTPTSSSSSHVRHGSAPSANLLSGLAGTVGADPMKNSGGLAGLLGPPPKSGGRGRKKIKAENSSGHLLVVPYPILASGADQSSVTIAAKEGKSYRCKVCPLTFYSKSDMQIHSKSHTEAKPHKCPHCTKSFANASYLAQHLRIHLGVKPYHCSYCEKSFRQLSHLQQHTRIHTGDRPYKCIQPGCDKAFTQLSNLQSHQRSHNKDKPYKCSNCYRAYSDSASLQIHLAAHAIKNAKAYCCSMCGRAYTSETYLMKHMSKHTVVEHLVTQHSPPRNESPSIPLRISLI, encoded by the exons ATGGCCGAGCCACGGTTTAATAACCCGTACTTCTGGCCTCCGCCTCCTGCGATGCCTAGCCAG CTGGACAACCTCGTCCTAATTAACAAGATCAAAGAGCAGCTGATGGCTGAGAAAATCAGACCTCCACACCTGCCCCCTACTTCAGTCCAATCCCAGCAGCCCTTGCTGGTTCCTCCGACGCCTGTAGAAGGCGGGACTCACAGCATGGCCGTATCCAAGCTACAGCAGATGCCCGGCCTTCCTCCTCATAGCCCGACACAGCCCGATGTGGCCCTGCACGCCCGACCGGCGTCCAGCTCCgtagcag GACGCATTCTCGGTGACGTGAACTTGAACCTGGACGATAAGGCAGCCTTAAAAGCGAGAGGACTTTGGGAAGACTGGCATTTACGACAGATTATAGACCAACCTTCAAGAGCGAACCATCTGTCAG GTATAGCGCTGTCATCTCGCAATCAGAACACGACTGAGGCTATGACACCCACATCGTCTAGCAGCAGCCACGTACGCCATGGATCTGCACCTTCCGCAAACCTCCTCTCAGGGTTGGCCGGCACCGTCGGAGCAGATCCGATGAAAAACAGCGGGGGGCTCGCGGGACTGCTGGGACCGCCCCCGAAAAGCGGAGGACGCGGCCGCAAGAAGATCAAAGCAGAAAATTCGTCGGGTCATCTCCTGGTCGTACCCTACCCCATCCTGGCTTCGGGAGCTGACCAGTCGTCTGTAACAATCGCAGCCAAAGAGGGCAAATcatacag GTGTAAAGTGTGTCCGCTGACTTTCTACTCCAAGTCAGACATGCAGATTCACTCCAAATCCCACACGGAGGCCAAGCCGCACAAATGTCCTCACTGCACCAAGTCGTTCGCCAACGCCTCCTACCTGGCGCAGCATTTACGCATCCATCTGGGGGTGAAGCCTTATCACTGCTCATACTGCGAGAAATCCTTCCGCCAACTGTCACATCTACAGCAACACACCAG AATCCACACGGGCGATCGGCCGTATAAATGCATCCAGCCGGGCTGCGATAAAGCTTTCACACAACTCTCCAACCTGCAG TCTCACCAGAGGTCACACAATAAAGACAAGCCTTACAAATGCTCCAACTGCTACCGCGCCTACTCCGACTCGGCCTCTCTGCAGATCCACTTAGCCGCTCATGCTATCAAGAACGCCAAGGCCTACTGCTGTAGCATGTGCGGTCGCGCCTACACCTCC GAGACGTATCTAATGAAGCACATGTCTAAACACACGGTAGTGGAGCACCTGGTGACGCAACACTCGCCGCCCCGGAACGAGTCTCCCAGCATCCCCCTCCGCATCTCCCTCATCTGA
- the emp3a gene encoding epithelial membrane protein 3 isoform X1, which translates to MAFLLMFVMLLHLVSLVMLFIATLEKSWWMWDGEDRADLWHKCISDNTTGTMMCTSVSTNDWLQSVQALMVLSVILSSISFIVFICQLFTTSRKGLFYVSGLSQIFAGLATFTAVLIYTFQRKEILHDLREGHFGYCFILAWVCVPLLFCSGVLYVHLRKKTHTAA; encoded by the exons ATGGCCTTCTTGTTGATGTTCGTGATGCTGCTGCATTTGGTCAGTCTGGTCATGTTGTTCATCGCCACCCTGGAGAAG TCCTGGTGGATGTGGGATGGCGAGGACCGAGCGGATCTCTGGCACAAGTGCATCTCTGATAACACTACAGGCACCATGATGTGCACCTCTGTTTCTACAAACG ATTGGTTGCAGTCAGTGCAGGCTCTTATGGTCCTGTCCGTGAtcctctcctccatctccttTATCGTGTTCATTTGCCAGCTCTTCACCACTTCGAGGAAGGGCCTCTTCTACGTCAGCGGCCTTTCCCAAATCTTTGCag GCCTGGCGACGTTTACAGCAGTCCTGATCTATACTTTCCAAAGGAAAGAGATCCTACATGACCTTAGGGAGGGTCATTTCGGCTACTGCTTCATCCTGGCCTGGGTGTGTGTTCCCCTGCTGTTCTGTAGTGGAGTTCTCTATGTCCACCTGcgcaagaaaacacacactgcagcctgA
- the znf362a gene encoding zinc finger protein 362a isoform X1 codes for MFCTRNMAEPRFNNPYFWPPPPAMPSQLDNLVLINKIKEQLMAEKIRPPHLPPTSVQSQQPLLVPPTPVEGGTHSMAVSKLQQMPGLPPHSPTQPDVALHARPASSSVAGRILGDVNLNLDDKAALKARGLWEDWHLRQIIDQPSRANHLSGIALSSRNQNTTEAMTPTSSSSSHVRHGSAPSANLLSGLAGTVGADPMKNSGGLAGLLGPPPKSGGRGRKKIKAENSSGHLLVVPYPILASGADQSSVTIAAKEGKSYRCKVCPLTFYSKSDMQIHSKSHTEAKPHKCPHCTKSFANASYLAQHLRIHLGVKPYHCSYCEKSFRQLSHLQQHTRIHTGDRPYKCIQPGCDKAFTQLSNLQSHQRSHNKDKPYKCSNCYRAYSDSASLQIHLAAHAIKNAKAYCCSMCGRAYTSETYLMKHMSKHTVVEHLVTQHSPPRNESPSIPLRISLI; via the exons ATGTTCTGCACTAGAAA CATGGCCGAGCCACGGTTTAATAACCCGTACTTCTGGCCTCCGCCTCCTGCGATGCCTAGCCAG CTGGACAACCTCGTCCTAATTAACAAGATCAAAGAGCAGCTGATGGCTGAGAAAATCAGACCTCCACACCTGCCCCCTACTTCAGTCCAATCCCAGCAGCCCTTGCTGGTTCCTCCGACGCCTGTAGAAGGCGGGACTCACAGCATGGCCGTATCCAAGCTACAGCAGATGCCCGGCCTTCCTCCTCATAGCCCGACACAGCCCGATGTGGCCCTGCACGCCCGACCGGCGTCCAGCTCCgtagcag GACGCATTCTCGGTGACGTGAACTTGAACCTGGACGATAAGGCAGCCTTAAAAGCGAGAGGACTTTGGGAAGACTGGCATTTACGACAGATTATAGACCAACCTTCAAGAGCGAACCATCTGTCAG GTATAGCGCTGTCATCTCGCAATCAGAACACGACTGAGGCTATGACACCCACATCGTCTAGCAGCAGCCACGTACGCCATGGATCTGCACCTTCCGCAAACCTCCTCTCAGGGTTGGCCGGCACCGTCGGAGCAGATCCGATGAAAAACAGCGGGGGGCTCGCGGGACTGCTGGGACCGCCCCCGAAAAGCGGAGGACGCGGCCGCAAGAAGATCAAAGCAGAAAATTCGTCGGGTCATCTCCTGGTCGTACCCTACCCCATCCTGGCTTCGGGAGCTGACCAGTCGTCTGTAACAATCGCAGCCAAAGAGGGCAAATcatacag GTGTAAAGTGTGTCCGCTGACTTTCTACTCCAAGTCAGACATGCAGATTCACTCCAAATCCCACACGGAGGCCAAGCCGCACAAATGTCCTCACTGCACCAAGTCGTTCGCCAACGCCTCCTACCTGGCGCAGCATTTACGCATCCATCTGGGGGTGAAGCCTTATCACTGCTCATACTGCGAGAAATCCTTCCGCCAACTGTCACATCTACAGCAACACACCAG AATCCACACGGGCGATCGGCCGTATAAATGCATCCAGCCGGGCTGCGATAAAGCTTTCACACAACTCTCCAACCTGCAG TCTCACCAGAGGTCACACAATAAAGACAAGCCTTACAAATGCTCCAACTGCTACCGCGCCTACTCCGACTCGGCCTCTCTGCAGATCCACTTAGCCGCTCATGCTATCAAGAACGCCAAGGCCTACTGCTGTAGCATGTGCGGTCGCGCCTACACCTCC GAGACGTATCTAATGAAGCACATGTCTAAACACACGGTAGTGGAGCACCTGGTGACGCAACACTCGCCGCCCCGGAACGAGTCTCCCAGCATCCCCCTCCGCATCTCCCTCATCTGA
- the si:ch211-193i15.1 gene encoding uncharacterized protein si:ch211-193i15.1, which yields MDGVLESTIALCGCKLLCSFLCLPAFKDSISSVSMCCVSLLLFTDLSITMFLVYLWSAAPRPMSFHLSSDVIALRFMLFLSDTYEAVLMLTPLLVAVELLARLLWGGETATSTVDQKESKADVFLKDVDGDSWETGRRQKEEAQENNTVMLRALGFLGCLMLWFVCGTYAGFSWRQERVMVRSCLEGGSLLSTCLPCLLSASSPVSGHLFWALPAAVLLLAFTAVVSLIVAKLTPRIVHPELLGCVEKRTQTRAPTPEWTSTAAACNSNNYNVDSEKTSNSCTIHSSHNKRLQASGKPEPLSWRIELADGCKLNSESVTLVLPAHGTAPHPHKSRIWQTVRESPCWRGELMTGLLCGLLVCVFPTVLSTNILLVSNLDTLAVYVVKHLLTPLRAK from the exons ATGGACGGCGTCCTGGAGTCGACGATCGCTCTGTGTGGATGCAAGTTGCTGTGCAGCTTTCTGTGTCTTCCTGCTTTTAAAGACTCCATCTCCTCAGTCAGCATGTGCTGCGTTAGCCTCTTACTCTTCACCGATCTGTCCATCACCA TGTTCCTGGTGTACCTCTGGTCCGCCGCGCCCCGGCCGATGTCTTTTCACCTGTCTTCCGACGTCATCGCTCTGCGCTTCATGCTGTTCCTTAGCGACACTTACGAGGCCGTGTTGATGCTGACGCCGCTGCTGGTGGCTGTAGAACTGCTGGCGCGTCTCTTATGGGGCGGAGAGACTGCGACGTCGACCGTGGACCAGAAGGAATCTAAAGCGGACGTGTTTTTAAAGGATGTCGATGGAGATTCCTGGGAAACTGGACGACGACAGAAAGAAGAGGCTCAGGAGAACAACACGGTGATGTTAAGAGCTTTAGGTTTCCTTGGTTGCCTCATGCTGTGGTTCGTATGTGGGACATATGCCGGATTTAGCTGGAGGCAAGAGCGGGTGATGGTGAGATCCTGTCTGGAAGGTGGCAGCTTGCTCTCGACGTGCCTCCCCTGCCTTCTCTCTGCTTCTTCGCCAGTTAGCGGACATTTATTTTGGGCTCTACCTGCCGCTGTTCTCTTGCTAGCATTCACCGCAGTTGTGAGCTTAATCGTAGCAAAGCTGACCCCTAGAATTGTTCATCCAGAGCTGCTCGGATGTGTAGAGAAACGAACGCAAACACGTGCACCCACGCCCGAATGGACCTCAACTGCTGCTGCGTGCAACTCAAACAATTACAATGTTGACTCAGAAAAGACATCGAACAGCTGCACCATTCACAGCTCGCATAATAAGAGGCTGCAGGCTAGCGGAAAGCCGGAGCCATTATCTTGGAGAATAGAGCTGGCTGATGGCTGTAAATTAAACAGCGAAAGCGTCACACTCGTCTTGCCAGCCCACGGCACGGCCCCACACCCTCACAAGAGCCGGATTTGGCAGACCGTACGGGAAAGTCCTTGCTGGAGGGGAGAGCTGATGACGGGGCTGCTGTGTGGGCTGCTGGTGTGCGTCTTTCCTACAGTTCTCAGCACCAACATACTGCTAGTCAGCAACCTGGACACACTGGCTGTGTACGTTGTGAAACATCTGCTCACTCCGCTGCGAGCTAAATGA